The genomic DNA ATTagatttgtttatatttttaattgccttAATTGCAGTGTAGGTGGTTGTGGGTATCGTCTTTTGGTTCTTCTTTTCTGCTAGCAAGACTTTTACGTGCTCGAGCTCTGCGTGTAACTTTACAGATGTGCTCCACGGTAACGTGTCGTTGCTGTTTAGCAGTTTTAACAGTTGAGCCCTTCGGGCTCTTAGACGTGTTACTACACCGCCTCTTTTGCCACACATACCACTCTACTCACTGCGTTAAGCTTATCCAATGTTGTCTCCTGATGCTCCGCCGATTCTTGCCTCCAGCCCCTGTGAGATGCTCGGTggtattgaaaatgttttccagCTGATTTAGGATTCATACGGAATTGTTGTTCATTGTTGCActtaaacttttctttttcttctctttcttttcaCTTCAGGCTCCGAGCCGAAGTCACGGTCGCCATGTAAAGATAGTCAATTAActcttttatattttggtGTTTAAAATTGGGAGAGCGACCGTTGTTATCGTTGCTCCCTGTCTTTATTCAAtgatttcttattttcttACATTAAGGCTTGCTAGCTGCCGGCGCAGCGGCAGAGCAAccgttttatatattatatatatatatcataacAATATATAAGTATGTCGAGAGGAAGAGTTATGCGCGCACATGTGTATACATAGCGACGGTCAAGTGTGAGAACGCTGACTTAGCCATTTGGGCGGTCGCTGCTATCAAGTGCGGATCATATGGCAGAGGGCACTTAGCGTTAGCGACAAAGTCGCTGTTAATGTAAACATTGTTGGCATAACAACAAAGTATTGCAGccttatttatatgtatgtatatacatatgtacgcaTACTACAGGCATACGAACAATCCTAAAAGTCGAAGATCCTAGATGTCATGGATCCGCTTCTATACCCTCCGTCCTGTAAAGCCCATTATGGTCTTTACTCTTTTCATTGGTTAATTTATGACTTTATGACTTTATAATTGGACTCATTTTCAAGGGCGGTCAATACCCTGTAActcttcttaatatttatggtACTAaacaactatatatacaatactaCGATGGTAAATTTGGCATGtgttaaaccctatactgttgacattattatacttcaattatcggccaagccgtactcacatacttttagttttatatatatgtacacaactcactgatgatcaggcctgatgatgaatgatgtgtgtagggtgttttattttgttgatgtttgtttgcagtgtgaacttcaaaagagaattataataatgttaacagtattgaataacgactacataccataccatgtacttataaatctatgtatattacaagaataagaaagctacgttaattcattcattttaatttaacattaatgcAAGCACCAGTACTTTGAAATtatcaggcatgctccggttttcactttcggttttcgttttcgttttgaaaacgtgtaacgtgcaacgagaagaagcacaaggcgacagggctatcggcatttgcggggcacgctttagagtccggctctagctcgtcggctttgggggtggtggtcttgcttatGCCAATAACCCTTCCTTcgctgctcattattattaatttaagatcagaaattgagcgtgctgcgacgaagaagggattgctagaaaactagccggaaagagaaggaagatcaaaaatgtctcaaaaatagaaaaaaaacaaagagagaacaagagagagagagacagacagagagagaaagagagagcgagaattgaggcaggccatcacagctgttaagtgatgaagtcccctcccaacctatgatcacagcatcagagcatggctctggtgatcccttttaaccctacgacagtggtgtcgctggcttgttttggctaaatgaaaagtaaattatttcatggtatacaatatttaattagtgatagatattaaacaatatggcattataaataaaaatagtacaaaatgatcaataatactacaagaggatagttgcaatatttcttttaaagtttcttttaaatatataatgtattttaatttcagtgcttttcatgtaccaaatttcatatttcatgtaccaaattttaaactttgatctaattttataatttatcttcaaacctattttttttttttaatatttaatattttttaatttttttcgtatgcttttctataaatttataattcgtGTTTGTACAATGTAAATCGAGGTGAAAGtataaagtgtgtgtttcgcaataaaaactCACCAACAGAACTCCTGCGGCGGCGATCGATCTCCGACGAAGGTGTGCTGGAACAgtgctaaattaaaataaaaatacaactttcacCGAAACACTTCATATTGTACCTACGCGAAACTGGTACtagttattcaatataatttgcatacgttttaatttttgttttaattttgatatttcataACTTGGCACTGATTTTCAtaacttatttgtttaatttaatttaatataataattttcgtttAGGCATTTTGCCTTCTaagcttttagctgttttgttttatattttaaattttttgtaacttgtgcacttcacattcaacaattgttttaaattctaaattctcatggctctacaatttcttatttaatttcaactatttcatttatatttgtacatttgttttgtttaattcttgtagcgcttcaattttttaatttgttgttttacaatattttagcgcttttattttgaattgaatgtggcacaatacatgttctaattttaactttttatttttattttttatcaacaaaacagctgcaCTAATTCCTTTTGATTTCAACTcattttatcttttaacttttaacttaacttttaacttttattttttttctgtgcaatttgaaattctgcaattgcagtagcgcttttaaaattaatgtgaattttaactatttttgtgaacaaatgaactttaaattttttaataattgctcaacttttaactttttagcgcattcatttttaaacaattttaactaaattaaattaaatttaattattttaatttttaatatttctgtgcaatttttgcgatttttgctatactaaatttttctcaacatgtttcattttaacttgtgctgagcggcgctacactgttgagcttttactctatcatattgattcactattttttgttttatacaatgtagcgcatcattttaaacttttcagatttggttttaatttctcataaattcactttaacacacacacactatatatGTAAGCGATCTGGTCGCTGATAATCAGGagtaaagatgagatgagatgataaagatgagatgagatgataaagatgagatgagatgatgaaAAGATACTGGTGATGATTAAAGTTGAGGTTGACGACGCAGATGCAGGCCAAGAAGTCGCAGGGTGCTGCGCTGGCGGCTCGAGCAGAGATGCGCTCGCTGGTGCTTTGCTGGCCGCTACTGCGGCAGCCAAGATGGCGCTCagtggcgctccgctggccacTGACGCGGTAGCCAAGAAGACGCGCactggcgctccgctggccgctatgcggcggcaaaggtggcgctaagggcgctccgctggccgctatgcggcggcaaaggtggcgctaagggcgctccgctggccgtgagggccggagaggtgctccgctggccgagagggccggagaggtgctccgctggccgttgcaggggtgctccgctggccgtgagggccggagaggtgctccgctggccgagagagcctgtgcaggggtgctccgctggccgtgagggccggagaggtgctccgctggccgagagggccggtgcaggggtgctccgctggccgtgagggccggagaggtgctccgctggccgagaatggcctgcaggggtgctccgctggatAAGCTGCGGCACTTGGCCGAAGCAAACTGGCGGTATGCTGCGAAGCGAGAAACAAGGCCTTGAAGGCAGCAAAACCAATCCTgcgaacaaaattttaattacacggAGTCCTCCTATGACACTATAAAACTTCTCTCTTACCAAATAATagcaaagacaataaaaaatttcccAATAGCGCTCGATGCCTTCCGATTTAAATCTTCAATAATTACGCGTCTATGTACGCAGCCGGTCATTAGAAAAATGACCAAACCGGAACCGGCTTTCACTAAGTTGGCCGCGCTCAAGCTGATGCAGCTGGCGCAgatgtcaaagctgagctttccagtgcaaccgATGCACTTCAAGCttatcagcagttttacagcACTGCTCGGCTTATCAGCTGCTTACAGCGCTGCTTTAAGCTCAACTCGACAGACTAACaagtgcatacttttaggagctacttgcagcaacatcaaccTTGACTTAAACTTAGTAAACTTTTAGGCCGAATTCAATACACGTTGctgtaggcgccgttacaAAACCCCCCCGCTACAATCAGACTAGGGTATTTCCTTTCAATAGATACCCTAGACTGATACCGCCGGAAGCAACATCATTGTCGAATGTCCTTGACATGATAATTGCCTAGCAAATGGCCTTGTAAATCTTCGAGCTCATAATTCGAATTGCCGAGTTTTCTACGAACTCGCGCCTTTAGAAATGCGGGACCAAACTTTGCATTATAACCAGTCTGGAAGCAACTTTGCTTGAAATTTCGACGGAACACTTCTTGTCCTGGCGCGAAAGTTATTATTCTTGACCGCAAATTGTAACGTTTCTCGTTCACATCATGCTTAAGTTGCATCAGCTTACATGCATTCTTACGGATCAAATCAAAAGAGTCCTGTCGATTAAATACTAATGATCGATCATCCAGCATGTTTAGCTTTCTAAGCAATGCATATGTTGACCCCGACGTAATCATGTGCTGGCCGAAAGCCATGTAATATGGAGAAGTACCGATGCTCGAATGCACGGACGATCTCAAAGCACAGCATATTTTGCTTAAGCTTTCGTCCCAATCCTTCTGATCTGGACGCAAGTAAGCTCTTATTCCCGAAATTACCGAGCGATTAACTCGTTCAGATGCATTCGCTTGAGGGGAATGAACAGCGGTGAACATTTGATTTACTCCATACTGTTTCAAGAGCTTTTGAAACGCCTCAGAGCGAAACTGCGATCCATTGTCAGAGACAATAGTTTCTGGAACGCCGAAAGTCATGAATAATTCTCCTTCCAGATATTTAATTACGAGAGccgcgtttattttttttactggcttaaggaaaacatattttgagaaatggtcgagtactataaatattccaatattTCCACTCCTTGATCGGGGATACGGTCCAAGAAAGTCAATAAAAAGGCGTTGGAAAAACCGCTGACTTTCAGGAGCTTTACCCAAAGGAGGTCTCAGAGCATGATTTGGTGCTTTCGTAGTTTTACAAACTTCACAAGCGTTGATGTAAGCTTTAACATCAGAAACGAGACCAGGCCAGAAATAATATCTCCTCACTCTTTCGATGGTTTTGTGGATACCCCATGTGAGCACAAAGGACTGTCATGTGACTGGAAAAGAATTTCAGGGACCAATTCTTTTGGTATCCAGAGTTTCCAGGCATACTCGTCGTGTATCTGCTCTCCTGTCAAATGCTCAGCCTTACGATACACGTAGCCACTATCAACTTttaaatccggaaaatttgtACTATTAGCTTTTACGCTATCGAGCAACTCAAGTACTCTTGAGACTTGAAATGTGGCGAGTCTAAATCCACAATTAAACCCTGTCGTAAGTCTATGGCAGCCACGCCATCTTCATTCACTCTCGACAGAGAATCTGGTACCACATTCATCGAGCCTTTCCGATGTTCTATTTTAAAACGATACCTTTGTAACGATAATGCCCAACGAGCTAGACGTGAATTTAAATCATGGTTGGACATCAGCCATTTTAACGAAGCATGATCAGTCACAATGGTGAACTCGTGACCTTCCACGTAAGCACGAAAATTCTTCAGTGCTACAATCGCTGCTAAACACTCTTGCTCGGTGACAGTGTAATTGCGTTGAGCTTTGTTGAGTTTTTTTGAAATGAAAGCCACTGGACGTTCATCTCCGTTCTCATTCAATTGAACTAATACTGCCCCTACGCCAGATTTACTTGCGTCGCAGTGTATTGCGAATGGCTTAGTAAAATCAGGGCTGCATAGCACGGGAGCTTCACTAAGGCGTGATTTCAACACGTCGAATGCTGTGCAAGCTTCCGGTGTCATACTAAATCTTCGTTTAGTGGTCATTAAATCGGTTAAAGGTGAAGCTAACGAGGCAAAATTCGGAACGAACTTGCGATACCAACCGCACAAACCCATGAAACTTCGCAAACCTCGCAATGTTTTCGGAAGTGGAAAATCTTTTATCGCTCTGACTTTCTCTGGGTCAGTCTTAATTCCACCGTCTCCGATTATGTGGCCCAAATAGCGCACACGGCGCATGCAGAAATGACTTTTGCCAATGTTGATTGTCAGACCTGCACGCTCAATGTGGAGAGCTATCTCTCTCAACACCTCTAAATGGCCATTGAAGCTAGATGAGACTATAAGCAAATCgtctaaatatacaaatacttcATTTCTAAGATGGGCCGGTACTACCTTGTCCATCAATCGCGACATAGTGCTAGTCGCGTTACATAATCAAAAGGCATAACCTTAAATTGATATAACGGCCTACCAGGGACAGTGAAAGCCGTTTTATCTCGGGCTTGCACCTCGAGAGGCACTTGCCAATACGCATCCTTTAAATCTAAGCTGGTGATGAACTCAGCTTTAGGTAGTCTACTCAAAATGCCGTTAATTTGAGGAAGTGGATACGCATCTTTCTCCGTGAAGCTGTTAACTTTACGGCAGTCTAAACAGATTCGCACTTTGCCTGGTTTTGTTACCATAACGATTGGAAGACCAGGCGCTTTCTGACTCTTCTATCACTCCCAGTTCCAGCATCCTGTCTATTTCAGCATACATCGCCTTTTCTACAGCAGGCGAGACTGGGAAATGTCGCTGCTTAATAGGCTTAGCGCCGCCCACATCTATAGAATGCGAAATTAACTTCGTCTTCCCTAATCCCTTTCGAGCAAATGAAGGAAAACACTCTATCACAAGAGCTAGCTTGGCCCTGTCACTGTTCGATAATTCATGTTGGTCCTCATCTTCAACTTTGGTGTTAAAATCTTCGACACTGGCTACTTCTAGATTTTTCGGAAGAAGATCGTAAAGCTTCCAGAAATCAATACCCAAATACAGGTCTTGTTTCAGGGATGGAACAATATAAACTTCTAAGAGTTTTTCAAGATTAGCGTACTCTACCTTAACTTTCATCCGCCCTACAACTTGCTGAAGTCTTCCATCGGCAGTGGTTGCgcttttcttaatttctttaaatgcgattttattctcaataatttcttttgctaGCGCTCCTCCGCAACAACTTATTGAAGCCCCTGAATCCAGCAGACCGTACACAGTGCGATTGAGAATTCGAACGGACAAAAATGGTCGAGGATCACTAGATCCAGGTGAGAGTGTGCCTATGTGTTCTAACCCTAGCACACACTTTTTGACCTGCTGCCAAAACGATTTAATGCGCTTTGTGCTTCGAGTTTTGGATTTCGTAAAATCTGgtgaaaaatcatttgtaagaACGGTTTTCTCTTTcaatattggtattttttgatgTAGCAATAAGCTGCCATCGTTTTGTAAGTCCGGtaaaattttcacatttggtAAAGTGTATGGTGGAAGTTGTGAGACTTCCGTCACTCGTCCGTCATTGTCGCTTGGCTTCGTGAGGCACTCGGAGTCTTCGGTTTGTACGCTGACTTCGACGTGCCGGGCTTGGAGTTTTTTGAGCACTTGCCACAACTCGGTTTGTACGTGTTAGCTGCtccacagccataacaaaagACTCTTCGGTCTGATACGCAATCCTGGTATCGGTGTCCTTCCTTACGGCAATTCCAACATACCAAGGATAGAGCTTCTATGTCTAACTCGCTTTCGCATTCTGACTCCATACTCTGAGTTTGACAATCTACAAACTCTGCGACTTCACGTCTAAATGGTGTCCTTTTTACGTAGCCGTGAGACTTTTGGACATCGTCCAAAAAGGTTTCGCGTCGACGGCATATCTCCCTCAAATCTGACACAGTTTTTACGTCTACATTTAACAGCTCATGCCGTATTTCAGgccttaaattgtttttaaggACGCGAACGACCTTCAGAGTAGACCACGGCACTTCTAACTGATCTATTAACACAGATAAGCCTTCGTAAAAACTGTCAAACGACTCAttcggtttctgttttctgttccTAATAAGCTCCTCTATGTCACAATCGTCTCGTGCGATTTTGAACTGTGATCGCAAGGCTGCGCACAATTCTTCCCATTTCACATCATAGACGCTTTTGTGGTAACGCCAATAGAATTCGAGGGCCTTGCCTTCGAAAAGTACGCTAGCATGCTTAcatagaacaacaaaattccCGCCTAAGGTCTGATGTGTGAGTGCCTCTgctctatatataaaattgtcaacGGATACTCCTGTTCCagagaatttcattttccaaccATTTAATACTTGCACTACCTTGTCTGGCCTATTTAATAGGTCGGATACATGCGACATTGGAGTGCCAGAATTGATCCTTGCAGAGTCAGCATTGAAGTTTTGCTCTCTGACATACTCAGGCCTACTTTCCATTCTCTGCCCTGTTGGAGGTGTGCTGGTTCTAGCATCGCTATTTGCTGGAGTCGCGATCAACCTTTGCACACTATCTACGACCGAACTCTGAATTAGTTCGGCCATCCTCTCGGAGAGAGTAGTGAGCAATCTTCTCTCCATAGCGAGCAAGGAAAGAGCATTCACGGATTCAGGATTCTCTGAATCACTTACGCGTATGTTCGATCTCATTTGCGATGTGCTAGCAACGTCATCCGTCACTGAATCGCTACTCCGCTCTTCTGCCTGACGGCTTTTAGACTGTGAGCGAGTTTGCAACCCTTGAGTATTCGATGGCTCAACTGGCCTGGATTGCACTTGACAAACTGGGCATTTGTCCTTcgttttaaaatgcaattctaTGCACTTTTGTGAAACTCGTGGTGGCATGCGGTTCTATACGCCTCTGCAACGGActtaatttcctttttgcaTAAAGGACATGAAGCGATAGGCAAGCCCATTGCTCCCTTGTTCGGCGATCGAGCAACACTCATTTTTCAAAGGGAACGAAACAAACTATAGAGCTAATAAATGTTTCCAGAGTCGATCTTAATCGAAAATTATgaacagaagaaaaaaccaaaaatttacTAACCAACGAACaatgtatataaacaaaaaaaataataaataaataaataataaaaattaaaaaaaaatacaaaaatggtaCTATTCAAAGGAACCAAAAATAACGTAGagatataaagaaataattcataaatatttttagccgAACTCGAAACCAGACATCACACCTGTCGTagggtattttaacttttaataactaaaattcTCGTACAAAGGATAATTAGACAAAGGGATGCTTTTAGAATCTTAGCTGATTTACGGACAACAGAACGATCAGAAATCTTCTTATTGTTTTCCAATTAAATCTTCTAAGAACTAAAGCTTCCAAAGTTTTACAGTGAAGTCTGCCAAAGTCATACAGGGTTGTgacactttttaattaaaatgtccACATTATCCACCGTTTGAACTTTGTGCAGATTATCCTGTGTCGATAACGTGTGTATCTTATAATAAGGGCCAGAATATCCACCGGAGTTGAATTCTTCTGTAGTTCCTCTTATTAACAGATACCCCATTATTGACCCATTTGATAGAAGAGGAGATAGAATTCTGACGTCAACTTTAAATAGTGGCCAAAACCGAAAATAagattttctgttttgttttccaaagCTATTAGAAAATTGACGACGAATTcttttaaaagttttaatattaagaaaggaaaaaccaaaaactgtGAAACAAATGGCAAACTTTAGAATTTTCTTTTCGAGAGTCTTACTGGGTTATTACTGTACCCAATAAGGCCCTACACGTTGGGCGCcacttttcttatttaataataattaattataactgtaacgtgcaacgagaagaagcacaaggcgacagggctatcggcatttgcggggcacgctttagagtccggctctagctcgtcggctttggggtggtggtcttgcttatGCCAATAACCCTTCCTTcgctgctcattattattaatttaagatcagaaattgagcgtgctgcgacgaagaagggattgctagaaaactagccggaaagagaaggaagatcaaaaatgtctcaaaaatagaaaaaaacagagagaacaagagagagagagacagacagagagagaaagagagagcgagaattgaggcaggccatcacagctgttaagtgatgaagtccctcccaacctatgatcacagcatcagagcatggctctggtgatccctttaaccctacgacagtggtgtcgctggcttgttttggctaaatgaaaagtaaattatttcatggtatacaatatttaattagtgatagatattaaacaatatggcattataaataaaaatagtacaaaatgatcaataatactacaagaggatagttgcaatatttcttttaaagtttcttttaaatatataatgtattttaatttcagtgcttttcatgtaccaaatttcatatttcatgtaccaaattttaaactttgatctaattttataatttatcttcaaacctatttttttttttttttttaatatttaatattttttattttttttcgtatgcttttctataaatttataattcgtGTTTGTACAATGTAAATCGAGGTGAAAGtataaagtgtgtgtttcgcaataaaaCTCACCAACAGAACTCCTGCGGCGGCGATCGATCTCCGACGAAGGTGTGCTGGAACAgtgctaaattaaaataaaaatacaactttcacCGAAACACTTCATATTGTACCTACGCGAAACTGGTACtagttattcaatataatttgcatacgttttaatttttgttttaattttgatatttcataACTTGGCACTGATTTTCAtaacttatttgtttaatttaatttaatataataattttcgtttAGGCATTTTGCCTTCTaagcttttagctgttttgttttatattttaaattttttgtaacttgtgcacttcacattcaacaattgttttaaattctaaattctcatggctctacaatttcttatttaatttcaactatttcatttatatttgtacatttgttttgtttaattcttgtagcgcttcaatttttttaatttgttgttttacaatattttagcgcttttattttgaattgaatgtggcacaatacatgttctaattttaactttttattttatttttttatcaacaaaacagctgcaCTAATTCCTTTTGATTTCAACTcattttatcttttaactttttaacttaacttttaaaAGGTTTTTATGAAGTCAACTCCTATTATTCCATCACATGGTATTGCAAAATCTTTAGGGACTAAATGGAAATTATGTGGAATAAtatatctgtctgtctgtcatgTCCAATGCCTTGAATATTtacagtttttcttttcgatGTTATCAAGACATCTGAGTTTTCTTTAATTAGTGATATATCTGCTCCTGTGTCTAGCAGAAATGTGAGAGTACTGTTTGTAGAAGTGTTTTAAAGATTACAAACATATTTAGACTAAAGTTTATTGTgtgtactttttatttaattttgggTACCTAAAGGTGTCTGACAGTTTTCCGAACTGCTCTGTGCTACACGTACGTTACAGGAGTTATTGTTACCGTggcacagtgggcgatttggtctcgctagcggcatttaattaataacttctaaactaaaatagatgTCTTcagtcgtttttttttcactgatcagagaaaaatcatagaattttaactatttttgtgaacaaatgaactttaaatttttaataattgctcaacttttaactttttagcgcattcattttttaaacaattttaactaaattaaattaaatttaattattttaattttttaatatttctgtgcaatttttgcgatttttgctatactaaatttttctcaacatgtttcattttaacttgtgctgagcggcgctacactgttgagcttttactctatcatattgattcactattttttttgttttatacaatgtagcgcatcattttaaacttttcagatttggttttaattttcataaattcactttaacacacacacactatatatGTAAGCGATCTGGTCGCTGATAATCAGGagtaaagatgagatgagatgataaagatgagatgagatgataaagatgagatgagatgatgaaAAAGATACTGGTGATGATTAAAGTTGAGGTTGACGACGCAGATGCAGGCCAAGAAGTCGCAGGGGTTGCGCTGGCGGCTCGAGCAGAGATGCGCTCGCTGGTGCTTTGCTGGCCGCTACTGCGGCAGCCAAGATGGCGCTCagtggcgctccgctggccacTGACGCGGTAGCCAAGAAGACGCGCactggcgctccgctggccgctatgcggcggcaaaggtggcgctaagggcgctccgctggccgcatgcggcggcaaaggtggcgctaagggcgcccgctggccgtgagggccggagaggtgctccgctggccgagagggccggagaggtgctccgctggccgttgCAGGggctccgctggccgtgagggccg from Drosophila nasuta strain 15112-1781.00 unplaced genomic scaffold, ASM2355853v1 ctg103_pilon, whole genome shotgun sequence includes the following:
- the LOC132797497 gene encoding uncharacterized protein LOC132797497, with the protein product MTGCVHRRVIIEDLNRKASSAIGKFFIVFAIIWIGFAAFKALFLASQHTASLLRPSAAAYPAEHPCRPFSASGAPLRPSRPAEHPCTGPLGQRSTSPALTASGAPLHRLSRPAEHLSGPHGQRSTPATASGAPLRPSRPAEHLSGPHGQRSALSATFAAA